A window of the Cryptosporidium parvum Iowa II chromosome 7, whole genome shotgun sequence genome harbors these coding sequences:
- a CDS encoding signal peptide plus GPI anchored membrane protein (transcripts identified by EST) translates to MKSIFQLIFLATFFLFGILNALQIHESVTSASVDNSLLGNEVFDMDSEVETKVDEKTNSQTDNKMTTEFDYDESKSSNSDMSKQTGTSKDTNTSSQTYNSSSESDIYENESTASTQDFETYQSMDKTTTGTTTSTDKSYDQTSNVDTTVQATTMPKQTSKVMRADQTNSYKTVTPMGTSDDLEIEDYTVGKNTYNKSDDGYQKDVTKYQSTSTTPTETSTTKHVTFDGEGFLKAVSKLVNIRKRVNTGNDSVATTKDYQKSVTRDTTDSTKKPTDNQGDHDNDDEDDQESFFDKYGIPEYVFWIIVYTVPVLFVLLLCLTSYCCCCRR, encoded by the coding sequence atgaaatctATTTTCCAGTTAATTTTCCTTGCTacattctttctttttggGATTTTGAATGCTTTACAGATTCATGAATCTGTGACTTCTGCTTCAGTGGATAATTCTCTCTTGGGAAATGAAGTTTTTGACATGGATTCTGAAGTTGAAACCAAAGTTGATGAAAAAACCAATTCTCAAACTGATAATAAAATGACCACAGAATTTGATTATGATGAAAGTAAATCATCCAACTCAGATATGTCTAAACAAACTGGTACATCCAAAGATACCAATACATCTTCACAAACTTATAATTCCAGTAGTGAATCTGATAtttatgaaaatgaatcaaCAGCTTCTACTCAAGATTTTGAAACTTATCAAAGTATGGATAAGACTACTACTGGTACTACTACTAGTACTGATAAGAGTTATGATCAGACATCTAATGTTGATACAACTGTTCAAGCAACTACCATGCCAAAACAGACTAGTAAAGTTATGAGAGCTGATCAGACCAATTCTTATAAGACTGTTACTCCTATGGGAACTTCTGATGATTTGGAGATTGAAGATTATACTGTTGGCAAAAATACATATAACAAATCAGATGATGGTTATCAGAAGGATGTTACTAAATATCAATCAACTTCTACTACACCAACAGAAACTTCCACAACTAAGCATGTTACATTTGATGGAGAAGGATTCTTAAAGGCTGTATCTAAGTTGGTCAATATTAGAAAGAGAGTTAATACAGGAAATGATTCAGTTGCTACAACTAAAGATTATCAAAAGAGTGTTACTAGGGATACTACTGATTCTACAAAAAAGCCAACTGATAATCAAGGCGATcatgataatgatgatgaagatgatcAAGAATCATTCTTTGATAAATATGGAATTCCAGAGTATGTATTTTGGATTATTGTATATACAGTTCCAGTCTTGTTTGTCCTCTTACTTTGCCTCACTTCTTACTGTTGTTGCTGCAGAAGATAA
- a CDS encoding ubiqutin C-terminal hydrolase of the cysteine proteinase fold: MGENKDEFQEGENGLFRLVDSQEKKNEDIVRIDSEEDIEKTEMSVLCLYSSSGSVSDSYSSVGSSGFISISTGLSGSILTNDSISPVSSRSDSESYSIGSLSESSIPTFPTFKDSSFRTSHFSKETLEEEVDQQECIEDIPQINSENSLEELLFKNLTINGLVMKNLNSLTSKYSGDLLSELMRLNLKDLVENFFGIYSIEYYEKNLPLICSFLSVLFELSYNENKLSELNVKLWIFFELTFEEILKIFNIKEIDELPLIPVVYWMIENWNKYDMFLNFKNHENKVEEIKNKLNGILFSLHLRKDFEVPGPAVEYYFRLILDYRSGDAFQGCILYVIKSIKFLVNYLLGPIKVKSDKANFKGIIEILNNFDQNRTQIFSRTLDILILNSKSNERENQIQDMELNSTFEKTIPIYFFSAFFLIKYPEDKIIQNILLDIIISICNNNSLKFEHRKQSIVHIISLILHACKNTSSGGTLERSIVDLLLQVFNLEIWSYLDSFKIMEILDTVDGVIRGMTERARLGDSAKNEFEIISRLYQLQSILLVTSSNGFKNEDKEKGGEAYNDYEVEFNENGWRTKLINSYMNLNEKDKGIRNIGNTCYLNSTIQCLALSYYFIEWLHEYMRNKFSKPNKLILYLFEFLTCILEPIKQDGKYNIVARICSNNNAKSVDLRFVKEISNTFSFGKQHDASEFLRYLLTNIDDNCSPFIMLTEDYVKCLSCGAIESKKNHSLSIIDLYVFNNSLSHSDNRENLNLSNDYIITLDSLIKNHFLSENIPDSLDCDHCQQKSASERWNSIVNPSKYVILALHNYFWDQKSNKGIKQNEIKIIFNELFMLNNHKYIIYALIFHKGKTTNSGHYYTIGRKHFYDNSKEKNPSWFEYDDNIISYIESFYQIQKSNENPFLIFALLADK, translated from the coding sequence ATGGGGGAGAATAAAGATGAGTTTCAGGAAGGAGAAAATGGACTCTTTCGGTTAGTTGATtctcaagaaaaaaagaacgAAGATATAGTCAGAATTGATTCGGAGGAGgatattgaaaaaacaGAGATGAGTGTTCTTTGTTTGTATTCAAGTTCAGGTTCAGTATCAGATTCATACTCTTCAGTAGGCTCATCAggatttatttctatttcaacAGGATTATCCGGATCAATTTTAACAAATGATAGTATTTCTCCAGTTTCTTCAAGGTCAGATTCAGAAAGTTACTCAATTGGATCACTATCAGAAAGTTCGATACCTACTTTTCCAACATTTAAAGATTCAAGTTTTAGAACATCACacttttcaaaagaaaCATTAGAAGAAGAGGTAGATCAACAAGAATGTATAGAAGATATCCCACAAATTAATTCAGAGAATTCGCTTGAGGAGttactttttaaaaatcTAACAATTAATGGACTAgtaatgaagaatttgaatagCTTAAcatcaaaatattcagGCGATTTACTTTCTGAGTTGATGAGGCTTAACTTAAAAGATTTAGTAGAGAATTTCTTTggaatttattcaatagAATACTATGAAAAGAATTTACCATTAATTTGCTCTTTTCTTTCAGTTCTTTTTGAACTTTcttataatgaaaataaactaAGTGAATTAAATGTAAAATTATggatattttttgaattgaCGTTTGAGGAgattttaaagatttttaatattaaagagaTTGATGAGCTCCCATTAATTCCAGTAGTCTACTGGATGATAGAGAATTGGAATAAGTATGACATGTTTCTAAATTTTAAGAACcatgaaaataaagtagaagaaattaaaaataagcTAAATGGAAtccttttttctttacACCTTAGAAAAGATTTTGAAGTTCCTGGCCCAGCAGTAGAGTATTACTTTAGATTAATATTGGACTATAGGTCAGGAGATGCATTTCAGGGATGCATTTTATATGTAATAAAATCCATAAAATTCCTTGTGAATTACTTACTAGGACCAATCAAAGTGAAATCTGATAAAGCCAATTTTAAAGGAATTATTgagattttaaataattttgatcAAAACAGAACCCAAATTTTCTCAAGAACATTAGATATTTTAAtcttaaattcaaaatcaaatgaGCGTGAAAACCAAATTCAAGATATGGAACTTAATTCAACTTTCGAAAAGACTATCCCAATTTACTTCTTTTCAGCATTCTTCCTAATCAAATATCCAGAAGACAAAATCATCCAAAACATCCTCCTGGacataattatttcaatctGCAACAATAATTCACTAAAATTCGAGCATAGAAAACAATCAATTGTCCACATTATTAGTTTAATTTtacatgcatgcaaaaacACGTCATCAGGCGGGACATTAGAACGGTCAATAGTGGACTTATTATTGCAAGtatttaatttagaaatatgGAGTTACCTGGATAGTTTTAAAATTATGGAAATTTTGGATACGGTGGATGGAGTTATTAGGGGAATGACAGAAAGAGCGAGATTAGGTGATTCTGCGAAGAATGagtttgaaataatttcaagattATACCAGTTACAAAGTATACTACTGGTGACATCTAGTAATGGctttaaaaatgaagacAAAGAGAAAGGCGGTGAGGCTTATAATGATTACGAGGTGGAGTTCAATGAAAATGGTTGGAGGACTAAGCTAATTAATTCTtatatgaatttaaatgaaaaagataaaGGTATAcgaaatattggaaatacttgctatttaaattcaacaaTTCAATGCTTGGCGTTGAGTTACTATTTTATCGAATGGCTTCATGAATATATGAGAAACAAATTCTCTAaaccaaataaattaattttgtatCTTTTCGAATTTTTAACTTGTATATTAGAGCCAATTAAACAAGATGGAAAATATAACATAGTTGCAAGGATTTGCAGTAACAATAATGCTAAGTCTGTAGATTTAAGATTTGTTAAAGAAATATCCAATACATTCAGTTTTGGGAAACAGCATGATGCTTCTGAGTTTTtaagatatttattaacaaatattgatgataatTGCTCACCTTTCATAATGTTGACAGAAGATTACGTTAAATGTTTATCTTGCGGAGCGATTGAGTCAAAGAAAAATCATTCATTAtctattattgatttatatGTTTTTAATAACTCTTTATCTCATTCAGATAACAGAGAAAATCTTAACTTAAGTAATGATTATATAATAACTCTGGATTCTCTGATTAAAAATCACTTCTTATCTGAAAATATTCCAGATTCTCTTGACTGTGACCATTGTCAACAGAAAAGTGCCTCCGAAAGATGGAATTCAATAGTTAATCCCTCTAAGTATGTTATTTTGGCATTACATAACTACTTTTGGGAccaaaaatcaaataaaggCATAAAACAAAACgagataaaaataatctttAATGAACTATTTATGCTTAATAATCACAAATACATTATTTACGCACTCATCTTTCACAAAGGAAAGACTACCAACTCGGGACATTATTACACTATAGGAAGAAAACATTTCTACGATAAttctaaagaaaaaaacCCAAGTTGGTTTGAATACgatgataatattatctCATATATTGAATCATTCTACCAAATTCAGAAATCTAATGAAAATCCTTTCCTAATTTTTGCCTTACTTGCagataaataa
- a CDS encoding conserved 3 transmembrane domain membrane associated RING finger domain (shared by plants and apicomplexans), whose protein sequence is MTGFGINDAILGLAFMYSSADLISQWDSFSTCCHPIQLWLIISYITIIAFRVIHYVSNYLSEGSDDVLPYSSTSGIPFWLNLSVVCLIFPFFLSWTVVGTVWLKNIESKTPQCLAGNGSSHPWFLIFWLVLCYIWIVAYTAFISISIFFEFRVRRAEEDLLLLENDEVMRRWGRLRLLADYGIHFIRHGLTPVEVAALPLSKVKVEEFNDPCSICIEDFKLNEEIRTLPACGHSFHKGCIDAWLLRNAICPNCKTLVRYGKTETGTSPCRGSSHIPDHQNSSYRSNSRDSVSTMDTRREAGRERSYDSLMV, encoded by the coding sequence atgaCAGGGTTTGGAATTAATGACGCTATTTTAGGATTGGCATTTATGTATTCAAGTGCAGATTTAATATCTCAATGGGATAGTTTTTCTACATGTTGCCATCCAATACAACTTTGGTTAATTATAAGTTATATCACAATTATTGCTTTCAGAGTGATTCACTATGTTTCAAATTATCTTTCAGAAGGAAGTGATGATGTATTACCATATAGCAGTACCTCAGGAATTCCATTCTGGTTAAATTTATCAGTAGTTTGTTTAATTTTCCCATTCTTCCTTTCTTGGACAGTTGTTGGAACTGTTTGgttaaagaatattgagTCCAAAACTCCACAATGTTTAGCTGGAAATGGCTCAAGCCACCCTTGGTTTTTGATCTTTTGGCTTGTACTTTGCTATATTTGGATCGTTGCTTATACTGCTTTTATTAGCATCTCTATATTCTTCGAGTTTAGAGTTAGAAGAGCTGAAGAAGATCTCTTATTGTTAGAGAATGATGAAGTTATGAGACGTTGGGGAAGACTCAGATTACTTGCAGACTATGGTATCCACTTTATTAGACATGGTCTTACCCCAGTCGAAGTTGCTGCTTTACCTTTAAGCAAAGTTAAAGTTGAAGAGTTTAATGATCCTTGTTCTATTTGTATAGAAGACTTTAAgttaaatgaagaaattcgAACCTTACCAGCATGTGGACATTCTTTTCATAAAGGATGCATTGATGCCTGGTTACTCCGTAATGCTATTTGTCCTAATTGCAAGACTTTAGTGAGATATGGAAAAACTGAAACTGGTACTTCACCTTGTAGAGGAAGTAGTCATATTCCAGATCATCAAAATTCGTCATATAGATCAAATTCTCGAGATTCAGTATCTACAATGGATACTAGAAGAGAGGCTGGAAGAGAGAGAAGTTATGACAGTTTGATGGTATAA
- a CDS encoding membrane protein (shared with plasmodium 10 transmembrane domains), with protein MGESYRLEYENSNRDEFPRLSQGYLQIPTIRIIPPELNLEERRIPTFMVIVREKLIILKRWIYYLFYSTLSWFSSSFSGERNGDQIYRSFVYGQLISVISAAIWWGFFGTVITFIMESELAAGNARLVFNLMLVIMSPVSRVISEKFSMRTILVYVTMLRSFMWSSYLPFVYVVGRYYGHESIYEIIGNTQFYILIALDGVLISLLNVVDLDCGGLNYLSNQYDIEITATQKSQAVYTHLTIFDVSFVLLNPILAFSILCLVFWYNLMKVTNVEFSDMELNKYISFDLGNSGIEIPALMIISIFQTLSTISIIYYKFGIPVSKESRLTTNEDSGEYYLNINQERAQKVFELEENAASLVPRSTIKEIQNKISNFSEGFVFVCQDINIRNRIFCLAFETAFEDVMISIIIPLTIIHTSKELLEKFSFEKQNPKSYWAPLSLLLVAITLGFGKLSSLIVTWKYQKEYIQNKEFEVNANKDFECNFSTENHTISSESTPSSTDISYSKFIFQFLNENTLNRLFLQISIADLSVIILPVSISIMKFYSQFFFMQITCKLST; from the coding sequence ATGGGAGAAAGTTATAGACTAGAATATGAAAACAGCAATAGAGATGAGTTTCCTCGTCTGAGTCAAGGATACCTTCAGATACCTACAATTCGAATAATTCCACcagaattaaatttagaagAAAGAAGGATACCGACTTTCATGGTAATAGTCAGAGAGAAActcataatattaaagagatggatatattatttattttatagCACACTTTCTTGGTTTTCAAGTAGTTTTTCAGGAGAAAGAAATGGAGACCAAATTTATAGATCGTTTGTCTATGGACAACTAATTAGTGTAATATCAGCAGCAATTTGGTGGGGTTTTTTTGGAACAGTAATCACATTTATTATGGAGTCAGAGTTAGCAGCTGGAAATGCTAGACTGGTTTTTAATTTGATGCTCGTAATAATGTCGCCAGTATCAAGAGTGATTTCTGAGAAGTTCTCAATGAGAACTATCCTTGTTTATGTAACAATGCTACGATCATTTATGTGGAGTTCTTATCTTCCTTTTGTTTATGTTGTTGGAAGATATTATGGGCATGAATCAATATACGAAATTATTGGTAATACCCAATTCTATATACTAATAGCTTTAGATGGTGTacttatttcattattaaacGTTGTTGATTTGGATTGTGGAGGTCTGAATTATCTTTCCAATCAATATGATATAGAAATCACAGCAACTCAAAAATCTCAAGCGGTATACACTCACTTGACAATCTTTGATGTTTCATTTGTATTACTGAATCCTATTCTGGCTTTTTCAATACTATGTTTAGTATTTTGGtataatttaatgaaaGTAACAAATGTAGAATTTTCAGATATggaattgaataaatacaTTAGTTTTGATCTTGGTAATTCTGGTATTGAGATTCCAGCTCTTATgataatttcaatttttcaaaCTCTTTCAACCATAtcaattatatattataaatttggAATCCCAGTAAGCAAAGAGTCTAGATTAACCACAAACGAAGATTCTGGCGAATACTAtctaaatattaatcaagaGAGAGCTCAAAAAGTTTttgaattagaagaaaacGCTGCAAGCCTTGTTCCCAGATCCACTATCAAAGAAATCCAGAACAAAATCTCTAACTTCTCAGAAGGTTTTGTATTTGTTTGCCAAGatatcaatattagaaatcGGATATTCTGTTTGGCTTTTGAAACAGCATTTGAAGATGTCAtgatttcaataattatcCCTCTAACAATCATCCATACCTCAAAAGAATTGTTAGAAAAGTTTTCTTTCGAAAAACAAAACCCTAAAAGCTATTGGGCACCTCTATCTCTACTTCTAGTAGCAATTACCCTAGGATTTGGAAAACTATCAAGCTTAATTGTTACATGGAAGTatcaaaaagaatatattcaaaacaaagaatttgaagtCAATGCAAATAAAGACTTTGAGTGCAACTTCTCCACAGAAAATCATAcaatttcttcagaatCTACACCTTCATCCACTGATATCTCCTATtccaaattcatttttcaGTTCCTCAATGAAAATACCCTTAACCGACTATTCCTTCAAATTTCAATTGCAGATCTATCAGTCATCATTCTCCCAGTATCTATCTCCAttatgaaattttattctcaattttttttcatgcAGATTACATGTAAGTTATCCACataa
- a CDS encoding secreted glycosyltransferase, possible transmembrane domain near C-terminus yields MYGSIGISIFLFLFALRFYFWVRGRFSFNVGSNEKLERKSNCGEKVKILVVLGSGGHTAELLMLLKDMDLRNKVSLSCVVANTDKFSLEKAINEFSENLKVDKDNVRNYVEFYSIKRSREVGQSYFSSVFTTLASFMDSMRILFQDKYDLIMVNGPGTCIPICFGSLILEVSNSIKRG; encoded by the coding sequence ATGTATGGAAGCATCggaatatcaatatttctatttttgtTTGCGCTcagattttatttttgggTTAGAGGaagattttcttttaatgtTGGGAGCAATGAAAAGCTAGAAAGAAAATCGAATTGTGGCGAGAAAGTTAAGATATTAGTAGTTTTGGGTTCAGGAGGTCATACAGCAGAACTATTAATGTTATTAAAGGATATGGATTTGAGAAATAAAGTTTCCTTAAGCTGCGTAGTAGCAAACACTGATAAGTTTAGTTTGGAGAAGGcaataaatgaattttctgAGAATTTGAAGGTGGACAAAGACAATGTAAGGAACTATGTGGAGTTTTACAGCATAAAAAGAAGTAGAGAAGTTGGACAGAGCTATTTTTCATCAGTATTCACGACATTGGCATCTTTTATGGATTCAATGAGgatattatttcaagataagtatgatttaataatggTAAATGGCCCTGGTACATGCATTCCTATATGCTTTGGGTCTTTGATATTGGAGGTAAGTAATTCTATTAAGAGGGGTTAG
- a CDS encoding gpantothenate kinase 4, rnaseH fold produces the protein MSEEILDIGEIARRSRESGIQLSSSTVEERNAILEHFAEEIYLNRNEILEANMKDMDNSNKNNISEPMKMRLLLDESKLKACISSVRDVMNLEDPLGKYTLSREITSNGLKLYRRTCPIGVILVIFEARPEVAIQISSLTIKSGNAVILKGGKEAINTNKAILNCIENAINQVKKNYININREIVQMVFSHEDVNKLLSFNQFIDLVIPRGSGELVHMIKKNTCIPVLGHADGVCMLYVHVDANISKGVEIVIDGKLDYPAACNSLETLLIHKDKLSEFLPALLLRLKEQGKHIKFYSDKECLKYLEGENDVCELIEDLYHHEFSSNEMCVKSVSSMDEAIAHINQYGSHHTDVILTQDEKLAASFMNRVDSACVFHNCSSRFSDGYRFGFGAEIGISTTRIHARGPVGLEGLLTYKYTLRGQGQTITQFKHGKFTFTKRDIV, from the coding sequence ATGTCAGAAGAAATTTTGGATATTGGGGAGATTGCAAGGAGATCAAGAGAATCAGGAATACAATTATCTTCCAGTACAGTTGAGGAGAGGAATGCAATTCTAGAACACTTTGCAGAAGAAATATATCTGAATAGAAATGAAATTCTAGAAGCAAATATGAAAGATATGGATAATTctaataagaataatatttctgagccaatgaaaatgagattattattggatgaATCGAAGCTTAAGGCATGCATAAGCTCTGTTAGGGATGTAATGAATTTGGAAGACCCTTTAGGAAAGTATACGTTATCTAGGGAAATCACAAGTAATGGGCTAAAACTATATAGAAGAACTTGTCCAATAGGAGTAATTTTAGTTATTTTTGAAGCAAGACCAGAAGTAGCTATCCAAATTAGTTCGCTGACTATAAAAAGTGGGAATGCAGTCATATTAAAAGGCGGAAAAGAAGCAATAAATACTAACAAAGCAATTTTGAATTGCATAGAAAATGCAATTAatcaagtaaaaaaaaactatattaatataaatagagAAATAGTACAAATGGTTTTTTCTCATGAAGATGTAAATAAACTTCTTTCCTTTAACCAATTTATCGACCTTGTCATACCTAGAGGGTCTGGTGAACTTGTCCAcatgataaaaaaaaatacgTGTATACCGGTATTGGGTCATGCAGATGGTGTGTGCATGTTATATGTGCATGTGGATGCAAATATATCAAAGGGAGTTGAAATTGTAATAGATGGGAAATTGGATTATCCAGCTGCATGCAATTCACTGGAGACTTTGTTAATTCATAAAGATAAGTTATCCGAGTTTTTACCAGCATTATTGTTGAGATTAAAGGAACAAGGAAAGCACATAAAGTTTTATTCTGACAAGGAATGTTTAAAATACTTGGAAGGTGAGAATGATGTTTGCGAGTTGATTGAGGATTTGTATCATCATGAGTTTAGTTCAAATGAAATGTGTGTCAAGTCAGTTTCAAGTATGGATGAGGCTATTGCACATATTAACCAATATGGTTCTCACCATACAGATGTAATTTTGACTCAAGATGAAAAATTAGCAGCATCATTCATGAATAGAGTTGACTCTGCATGCGTATTTCACAATTGCTCTTCAAGGTTTTCAGATGGATATAGGTTTGGGTTTGGTGCTGAAATTGGAATTAGTACAACAAGGATTCATGCTCGTGGCCCGGTAGGTCTGGAAGGTTTGTTGACATACAAATACACGTTAAGAGGTCAAGGACAGACGATAACTCAGTTCAAACACGGCAAGTTTACTTTTACAAAGAGAGATATTGTATAG
- a CDS encoding pantothenate kinase 4, rnaseH fold, with the protein MKSLFEKYSLDIIGVGVLNQVPNDSHYGLDIGGTLIKLVYTLSLENDELFEYELENMRKNFYDIEALRTNRKYVIFCLIAPVNKEIELQIGDIFGFLKERGLYKPNSVPMTGGGSVKFKTILESKYKIKVVRFDEMRSIVNGCFELFGNLSTGNLQQPHFYSILKGETFLVRMDSQTRIFPSLVISVGSGVSIIRVENQNQFERVSGTRFGGGTVFGISKLLGVENYGDLLKLYSSYERKNGQNLGESTHSSGCFFKEFVKESSITSLSLPQYLGEAEQKEKFVHNIVNMMYSDLSYLICLISSNYKYENIVFCGNYVSNHHKIIIKSIKKYSYMLNDKVNVFFHYLDGFFGAIGAYLSHKCN; encoded by the coding sequence ATGAAGTCCctctttgaaaaatatagTTTAGATATTATTGGTGTAGGAGTTTTAAATCAAGTTCCAAACGATAGTCACTATGGGCTCGATATAGGAGGAACTTTAATTAAGTTGGTTTATACATTAAGCTTGGAGAATGATGAGctttttgaatatgaacttgaaaatatgaGAAAGAACTTCTACGATATTGAGGCACTGAGAACTAATAGGAAGTATGTGATATTTTGTCTGATAGCTCCAGTGAACAAAGAAATAGAATTACAGATTGGGGACATTTTTGGATTCCTTAAGGAAAGAGGACTATACAAACCCAATAGTGTTCCAATGACTGGCGGAGGATCAGTAAAGTTCAAAACTATACTTGAGtcaaaatacaaaattaaagttGTCCGATTTGACGAAATGAGAAGCATTGTAAATGGATGTTTTGAGCTCTTTGGTAACTTGTCGACAGGCAACCTTCAGCAGCCGCATTTTTATAGTATATTAAAAGGAGAAACATTTCTTGTTAGAATGGACTCTCAAACCAGAATATTTCCAAGTTTAGTAATTTCAGTTGGATCAGGTGTCTCAATAATCAGAGTCGAGAACCAAAATCAATTCGAAAGAGTTTCTGGGACTAGGTTTGGTGGAGGTACTGTATTTGGGATTTCAAAATTACTGGGAGTTGAGAATTACGGTGACTTATTAAAGCTATATTCAAGCTATGAACGGAAGAACGGACAAAATTTAGGTGAATCAACACATTCGAGTGGTTGCTTCTTTAAAGAGTTTGTTAAGGAGTCCTCTATTACCTCTTTATCTTTGCCTCAATATCTCGGAGAAGCTGAGCAAAAGGAAAAATTTGTCCACaatattgtaaatatgATGTATAGTGATTTGTCATACCTTATATGCTTGATATCATCCAActataaatatgaaaacATAGTTTTTTGTGGAAATTACGTCTCTAATCACCACAAGATCATAATCAAGTCCATTAAAAAATACTCTTACATGCTGAATGATAAAGTTAATGTctttttccattatttgGATGGATTTTTTGGAGCAATTGGGGCCTATTTAAGCCACAAATGTAATTGA